From Nocardioides sp. HDW12B, the proteins below share one genomic window:
- a CDS encoding nuclear transport factor 2 family protein: MNAENTAAEFRRAVEAGDPDALEPLLAEHVVFRSPAVHTPYEGQVATMIVLRAVTRVFEDFRYTRSYAEQGHALGGHALVFEATVAGKSVEGIDLIRVDGDGLIDDLRVLVRPLSGINALVARMGEEIPKVMTDMGLG; this comes from the coding sequence GTGAACGCCGAGAACACCGCGGCCGAGTTCCGCCGCGCCGTCGAGGCCGGCGACCCCGACGCCCTGGAGCCGTTGCTGGCCGAGCACGTCGTCTTCCGCAGCCCCGCGGTGCACACGCCGTACGAGGGCCAGGTCGCGACCATGATCGTGCTGCGCGCGGTGACGCGGGTCTTCGAGGACTTCCGCTACACCCGGTCGTACGCCGAGCAGGGGCATGCTCTGGGTGGCCACGCCCTGGTCTTCGAGGCGACCGTGGCCGGCAAGAGCGTCGAGGGCATCGACCTCATCCGTGTGGACGGCGACGGGCTCATCGACGACCTGCGCGTGCTGGTGCGACCGTTGTCGGGGATCAACGCGCTGGTGGCGCGGATGGGCGAGGAGATCCCGAAGGTGATGACCGACATGGGCCTCGGCTGA
- a CDS encoding DUF1697 domain-containing protein, translating into MPTYVAFLRAINLGATRKLPMALVKEHLPAAGYTDVDTYLATGNVRVTTGARSAAKVRADLEKRFADAGGFEVPTAVLTPAELSATYDEAVALDVDAVRRYVAFLPDPPSDEARAALADWDTAGEGVHLGARHLHWWTDGGTTTARIFQPAQLKRLGLQLATTRDLKVVTTLAERWGV; encoded by the coding sequence GTGCCGACCTACGTCGCCTTCCTGCGCGCCATCAACCTCGGCGCCACGCGCAAGCTCCCGATGGCGCTCGTAAAGGAGCACCTGCCTGCGGCGGGCTACACCGACGTCGACACCTACCTGGCCACCGGCAACGTCCGCGTCACCACCGGCGCCCGGTCGGCGGCCAAGGTCCGCGCCGACCTGGAGAAGCGCTTCGCCGACGCGGGCGGCTTCGAGGTGCCGACCGCGGTGCTCACCCCGGCCGAGCTGAGCGCGACGTACGACGAGGCGGTGGCGCTCGACGTCGACGCCGTACGCCGCTACGTCGCCTTCCTGCCCGACCCGCCCTCCGACGAGGCCCGCGCCGCGCTGGCGGACTGGGACACCGCGGGTGAGGGGGTGCACCTGGGGGCGCGGCACCTGCACTGGTGGACCGACGGCGGCACCACCACGGCGCGGATCTTCCAGCCCGCCCAGCTCAAGCGGCTCGGGCTCCAGCTCGCCACCACGCGCGACCTCAAGGTCGTCACGACCCTGGCAGAGAGGTGGGGCGTGTGA